From Polynucleobacter sp. MWH-P3-07-1:
CTGCTGAAATCGCTGCTAAGCGCGGCAAGTCAGTAGAAGACATTCTGAGCTAAGACTCAAAGATTAGGAACTCCAAATGACAACATCAAACTCTAAAGTCAAACTGCAATTAGTGCGCAGCTTGATCGGTACACGCGAAAGCCATCGTGCAACCGTTCGTGGTTTAGGCCTCGGACGTATCAATTCAGTTTCTGAATTGGAAGATACGCCTGCTGTTCGCGGAATGATTAATAAAGTTTCTTACCTGGTCAAAGTTCTCGGTAACTGATCAGCAAGTAAATAGGCAAAGAATATGGAACTCAATACACTCAAACCCGCAGCTGGCTCCAAGAAAAACCGTCGTCGCGTAGGACGCGGCATCGGTTCAGGTCTTGGTAAAACCGCTGGTCGAGGTCATAAAGGTCAAAAATCGCGTTCAGGCGGTTTCCACAAGGTGGGCTTCGAAGGCGGTCAAATGCCAATGTATCGTCGTTTGCCAAAGCGTGGATTCGTATCCTTGACACGTCGTCACGTTGGTCAAATTACTTTGAATGACTTAGCAAGTATCAATTTGCCTGAGGTAGACCTCTTGGTTCTCAAGCAACATGGTTTTGCTGGTGAGCAGATCAATGCAGTTAAGGTAATTAAGACAGGTGAATTGAAAATTGCAGTGACTCTCAAAGGCATTACTGCAACTGCTGGCGCTAAAGCAGCTATCGAAGCAGCTGGTGGCAA
This genomic window contains:
- the rpmD gene encoding 50S ribosomal protein L30, with amino-acid sequence MTTSNSKVKLQLVRSLIGTRESHRATVRGLGLGRINSVSELEDTPAVRGMINKVSYLVKVLGN
- the rplO gene encoding 50S ribosomal protein L15 is translated as MELNTLKPAAGSKKNRRRVGRGIGSGLGKTAGRGHKGQKSRSGGFHKVGFEGGQMPMYRRLPKRGFVSLTRRHVGQITLNDLASINLPEVDLLVLKQHGFAGEQINAVKVIKTGELKIAVTLKGITATAGAKAAIEAAGGKLVEQA